One stretch of Mangifera indica cultivar Alphonso chromosome 9, CATAS_Mindica_2.1, whole genome shotgun sequence DNA includes these proteins:
- the LOC123226567 gene encoding calmodulin-2/4 isoform X2, giving the protein MRSLGQNPTEAELQDMINEVDADGNGTIDFPEFLNLMARKMKDTDSEEELKEAFRVFDKDQNGFISAAELRHVMTNLGEKLTDEEVDEMIREADVDGDGQINYDEFVRVMMAK; this is encoded by the coding sequence ATGAGGTCATTGGGCCAGAACCCCACTGAGGCAGAGCTCCAGGACATGATTAATGAGGTGGATGCTGATGGTAATGGGACAATTGATTTCCCTGAGTTCTTGAACCTGATGGCCAGGAAGATGAAGGATACTGATTCTGAGGAGGAGCTTAAGGAGGCATTTCGGGTTTTCGACAAGGATCAGAATGGTTTCATCTCAGCTGCTGAACTGCGCCATGTGATGACAAACCTAGGGGAGAAGCTCACCGATGAAGAAGTAGATGAGATGATAAGGGAAGCTGATGTGGATGGTGATGGCCAAATAAATTACGATGAATTTGTCAGGGTTATGATGGCTAAGTAA